From the Streptomyces sp. NBC_01216 genome, the window TCCTCGCAGGTGCGCTCGTAGCGCGTGTGGACGGTGCCGTCCGCGCCCTTGACGACGTCGCGGACGACCAGGCCCTCCCGGCCGGACAGGCCGATCGCCCGCGCGGTCTGGGCGGCCTCGGCCTGGGCGCCCGTGATCGCGGCGGTGCGCTCGGCGGCCGGGAGGACCAGCGCGGTGGCGCCGTCCTCCCGCTCGGAGACGGCCCCGGCCGTTCCGCTCTGAACGCCCACGACGACCAGGGAGGCCGAGGCGAGCAGGGCGGCGGCACGCGAGGAGGGGCGGTGGTGCGAGGACTGCCGGCGGGTCACGCGGGCTCCTTCGCTGAAGCTGTGGGGGATGGCGCGGCGGTGAGCGTGGCAGCGAAAGAGCCTTGTCGACAGGTCTGCAACAAGGATTTGACCGTCAGTTGTCCGGAGGGCGATCAATCATGTCCGTTATGCGATCGGATCGACCTGCTTGGATACCTCGATGGAAAACCTTCTGTACGTCACCGACCTCGGCTACCAGGCGCGCGGCCGGCGCTACTGCGACGAGGACATCCACCTGAGCGGCCGACTGCGCGAGGAGTTCGGCGTCGCGCTCTGCCATCCGCGGGACGCGGCGGCGCTGATGGGCCGCTTCGACGCCGTCGTCGTGCGCAACAGCGGACCGGTCATCCACTACCAGGAGGCGTACGACGGTTTCCGTGCCGCGGCGCTCCGCGACGGTGTACGGGTGTTCAACTCCCTCGACGGGAAGGCCGACATGGCCGGGAAGGAGTACCTCCTCCAGCTGTCGAGGGAGGGCTTTCCGGTCATTCCCACGGCCGGACGACGCGAGGAGTTCCACCGGCTTCCGGAGGCCGGCACCTACGTCGTCAAGCCGCTGCTCGGCGCCGACTCGGTGGGCCTGCGCTTCGTGGAGCGGGCGGAACTCGACGACGTGGACCCCGCCGGAATGCTGGTTCAGCCGCGCGTCCCGTTCGTCTACGAGGTGTCGTTCTACTTCGTGGGGCGCGCCTTCCAGTACGCGCTGTACGCCCCCGACCCCGAGGCGCGCTGGCTGCTGCGGACCTACGAACCGACCGCCCGGGACCTGGAGTTCGCCCAGCGGTTCGCGGACTGGAACGAGCTGTCTCACGGAATCCAACGGGTGGACGCCTGCCGGGCACCCGACGGGGAACTCCTGCTCGTGGAGCTGGAGGACCTCAATCCCTACCTGTCGCTCGACCTGGCCGGGGAGGCGGAGCGGGAGGCGTTCGTCGCCGCGATGAAGAGCGCGCTACGGGAGCTGCTGGCGTAGCCGCCCGGAGGCGGAGGGGCGGTCCGGGGCGGAGGGGCGGTCCGGGGCGGAGGGGCGGTCCCGGCCGGGGCGCCGCCGGCAAGGGGGCGGGCGCGGCGACCAGGGGGCGGGGGCGGCGACCAGGGGGCGGGCGTGGCGAGGGCGCGGGCTTCACCCGCGCCCCTCCCCCGCGACGCCGTCAGGCGCTGCGCCTGCGCGGGGTCGCCTTCTTCTCCGGCCGCTTCCCGGCGGCACCCTTGGCGTTCCCCCCGGCCGCGCCCTTCGCCGACGAGGCGCTCTTCGTGGCAGCGGTCCCGCTCGCCGCGGTCTTCTTCGCGGAGGTCTTCTTCGCGGCCGTCTTCGCGGTGGACTTCCGCGCCGGCGCGGCCGTCTTCTTCGCCGTGGTCCTCGACGTGGACTTCTTGGCGTCCGTCTCCTTCGGGGCCGGCCGGGTCGGCCGTCCCGCCTCCTTGCGCGAGGTCAGCGCCGTGACCGACGCCTCCGCCGGCTCCTCGCCTCTGGCCTCCTTCGCCGCCCGGACGCTGTTCTCCAGTGCCGCCATCAGGTCGATGACCCGGCCGCCGTCCTCCGCCTCGGGCTCCGGGGGCGCGACCCCCTCGCCGCCTTCCGCCTTGGCCGCGACCATCCGTTCGACCGCCTCGCGGTAGTCGTCGTGCAGGGAGTCGAGGTCGACCTCGCCCAGTGTCGCCATCAAGGCGTCAGCCAGGTCGAGTTCGGCTTCCCGGACCGAGACGGGCGTTTCCGGGGCGACACCCTCGGGCGCGCGGATCTCGTCGGGCCACAGCAGCCCGTGCATGGCGATGACGTCGTCCACGACCCGTAGCATCCCGAGCCGTTCGCGCCCCCGCAGGGCGTACTTCGCCACCGCCACCCGGTCGCTGCGCTTGAGCGCCTCGCGCAGCAGCGTGTACGGCTTGGCCGCCGCGGCGCCGTTGGCCGAGAGATAGTACGCCGCGTCCATCTGGAGCGGATCGATCTCACCGGCGGGCACGAAGGACACGATCTCGATCGTCCGCGCCGTCGGTAGCGGCAGGGACGCCAGGTCCTCCTCGGTGATCGGGATCATGGTCCCGTCGGCATCCTCGTACGCCTTGCCGATCCCGGCCTGGGAGACCTCCTCCCCGTCCAGCTCGCAGACCTTGCGGTAGCGGATGCGCCCGCCGTCCTCGGTGTGGATCTGGCGGAAGGACACGGAGCGGCTCTCGGTGGCGTTGACCAGCTTGATCGGGATGCTGACCAAGCCGAAGGAAATGGCGCCGTTCCATATGGATCGCACGTTTATTCCCTTTCTTCGGGATTGAACGAGTCTGACCGTTTCGTGGGATTCTCATCGTATGACGCCGATCACGGAGGTGGAGGGGCGGCGCCTCGCGCTCAGCAATCTGCACAAGGTGCTCCACCCGGCCACCGGCACGACCAAGGGCGAGCTGCTGCACTACTACGCCACGGTCTCCGCCGCGATGCTGCCGCATCTGCGCGACCGGCCGGTGTCCTTCCTGCGCTATCCGGACGGGCCCGGCTGCCAGCTCTTCTTCACCAAGAACCCGCCGCCCGGCACGCCCGGCTGGGTGAGGACCACCCCCGTGCCGCGCTCCAAGGACCCCCGTGCCCGGCAGGTGATGATCCAGGACCTGCCCTCGCTGATGTGGGCGGCGAACCTGGTCGTGGAGTTCCACACGCCGCAGTGGCGGGCCGGTGCGCCCGCGGTCGCCGACCGGCTGGTCCTCGATCTCGACCCCGGGCCGCCGGCGACCGTGGTGGAGTGCTGCCGGGTGGCCCTGCGCCTGCGGGAGCGCCTCGCGGCCGACGGCCTGGAGGCGTTCGCGAAGACCTCCGGCGCCAAGGGCCTGCATCTGCTCGTACCCCTGGAGCCCACCCCCTCCGGAGAGGTCTCCGCGTACGCGAGGGAGCTGGCCGTGCGGGCCGAGGCGGAGCTTCCCTCGCTCGTCCTGCACCGGATGAACCGGGCCCTGCGGGCCGGCAAGGTGTTCGTCGACTTCAGCCAGAACGCCGCCGCCAAGACCACCGCGACGCCCTACACGCTGCGTGCCCGGGAGCGCCCCACCGTCTCCGCGCCGGTGACCTGGGAGGAGGTAGCGGCGTGCCAGAGCCCCGAGCGGCTGGTGCTGCTGATGGACGACATCGCGCCACGTCTGGAGCGGCACGGAGACCTCCTCGCCCCGCTCTTCGACCCCGGGCGGGCCGGGGCCCTGCCGTGAGCGGCGTCGTCCTGCGGCCCCCGGCCGGCGTGATGCGCCCCCGGGCGGCCGACGAGATCCCCGCGCGCGGCAGCGTGCCGGGCGGGCTGCAGTACTCCGTCAAGCTGGACGGCTTCCGGGCCCTCGCCTTCGTCCTGGAGGAAGGGCGGGTCTTCCTCCAGTCCCGCTCGGAGCGGGACCTGTCCCGCGAGTTCCCCGGGATCGCCGCGTGCCTGAGGGATCTGCTGCCGGCGGGCACCGTCCTGGACGGCGAGCTGTGCGCGTACCGCGAGGGACGGCTCAGCTTCGGCGACCTGCTGCGCTCGCCCGGGGACCGGGCGCGGCTGGGCGTCCCGGTCTCGTACATCGCCTTCGACCTGCTCGCCCTGCCCGGCCGGGACGTCCGCCCGCTGCCGCTGAGGGAGCGCTGGGACCTCCTCGGGAGCGCCCTGGCGGACGCCGCGCCGCCGCTCCAGCGGGTGCTGGCGACCGAGGACGAGGACACCGCCCGGGACTGGTTCCGCGACCTGCGGCCGGTGGGTGTCGAGGGCCTCGTGGCCAAGGCCCTGGACTCGGCGTACCGGCCCGGCGCGACCTGGTCGTGGCGCAAGATCCGGCACGCCGACACCCTGGACGGCGCCCTGCTCGGCGTCTTCGGCCCGGCCGACCGGCCCCGGGCACTCCTCGTCCGCCTCCCCGACGGCCGCGCCGTGGCGACCTCGCCCCGGCTGACCCCACCGCAGTCGCGCCAGGTCGCCGAACTCGTCCACAGCCGGCTCGGCGAGCCCGCGGCCGATCCGGACCACCCCGACCTGGGGGTGGTGCGCCCGCTGACCGACCCACTGGTCGTGGAACTGCGCCAGACGGCCGGCCGCCACGAGACGGCGCGCTTCGTGCGGTTCCGCGCGGAGGGATGACCCGGCGAGGGGGCGGCGCGGGGGCGTGGCGTGCGGAGGAGGACGGGCCCGGGGCGCGTACGGGGCGAGCCGGGGTGTGGGGCGAGCCGGGGTGTGGGGTGCGCCGGGGAGCCGTCCCGGGCCGGGGGTGTGGCGGGGGTCGGCTCTGAGCCGCATACCGGCCAACTGCCGTTCCCGCGAAAGGGACACGAGCGCCGCCCACGCGTCCGGGAACGCCGCGGCCTCCCCCGCCCGGCGCCGGGCTCGCGAAGAAACCACCCACGAGGCTTCGCGTGCGCGAAGTGTCAGGTCGGCTTCCGCTGACACCCGCCGCCAGGCCGGGAGCACCTGCCCCGCCCTGTCGGCCCGGAAGCCCTCTCACCACACCGCAGGCCGGTGGTACGGGGCGGGGTGAGCGGCGGGGCGACGCGCCGGTCACCACGATTCGGCGGGCCGTGGCGCGCGGGCCCGGGAAGCAGCGGCCGACGATGCGCGGGCAAAGGTTCGGGGCACGGCACACCCGGTGGCGGGGGCCAGGCCCGGGGATGCCGGGGACCCTCGTACCGCACTTGGCGCAAAGCGAGCGCCCCGGGCGCCCTTCCGTGAACGCGTCCGGTCAGCGGGTCCTCGTCTCCGTTGCCGTGGTGCACACTTGCTCCCTGGTACAGCGCTCACGGGGAAGGCGGCGGCCGGCATGCTGACGGGGATCGAGGAGGTCGACTGGGCGTCGCTGGGACATGCGTACGGTCCCGCGGACGACGTGCCGGAGCTGTTGCGGGGGCTGGCCTCGGCCGATCCCGCGGAACGGGAACTCGCCCTCGACGGGATGTACGGCTCGGTGCACCACCAGGGCGACGTGTACGACTCGACGCTCGCCTGCATCCCCTTCCTCCTCGAACTCGTCGCCGACCCGGAGGTCCAGGACCGCGGCGCGATCGTGGAACTCCTCACCAGCATCGGCGGGATCGACCTCGGCGGCGACGACGAACTGGACGCGCTCGACCCGGACGACGAGGAGTTCATCGGCGCGGCGAACTACGCGATGGCCTCGGCGGCGGTGGCGGCCGGGTCGGACGTCTTCCTCGGCCTGGCCGGCGACCCGGACCGGGAGGTGCGGCTGGCGGCGCCGTGCGCGCTCGCCTCCCTGCACCCCGAGCCCGGCCGCGTCCTGACCCTGCTGCGGGAGCGGCTCACGGTCGAACGCGACACGGAGGTGCGGCTCGCGCTGGTGGAAGGTGTCGGACGGATCGCGCGGCGGCACGAGTCGCTGCGCGCCGAGACCGTCGACTGGCTCGGCTGGCTCACGCGCGCGGCCCACGCGCCCGGACTGCGGCTCGCCGCGCTGGCCCAGCTCGCCCGGTGCGCGCCGGCGGAAGTCCCGGACGATGTCGTGGAGCGGGTGACCGGACTGCTGGAGGAGGTGCGGACCGCGCCGCCCGAGCCGACCGCCCACGACGGCGGGGCCCGGACCTGCCCGCCGTCCCTCGCGGGGCAGGTCAGCGAGTTCCTGGAGGAACACGCGGCCGACCGGTCGACGCCCTGGGCCGACGAACTGCTGCGCACCCTGCACACCGCGCTCGACGACCGCGTCGAGGACCGGATCGCCCTGGTGCTCGCCCAGTTGCGCAGCCCGAACCCCGGCCGGCGCGCGGACGCGATCTGGCTGTGCGGCGGTCTGATACGGATGTGGCGCGGCCCGTACGAGGAGGTGGTGCGGCTCGTCGGCGCGCAGCTCGTCGATCCCGATCCGCGGCTGCGTGACGCCGCGGCTTCCTTTCTGGAGCGGCTGTTCGAGCTGACCGCCCCGGCCGCCGACACCCTGGCGAAGTGGCTCGCCGTCGGCCCGCCGCGGCCGACGGGCGGAGCGCACGGCGAGCGTCCCGACCGGCGGGGGGCACTGCTCGCCCTCACCCGTTCCGGTGACGCGCGGGCCGTTCCGCTGCTCGCCCGCGCGCTGGCGGGACCCGAGGTGCCGCGCGAACTGCTGTACGCGCTCGACGCGCTGGGCCCGGCCGCCGTGCCGCTGACCCCGGCGCTACGCCGGCGGCTGGCCGCGGTCGCGCTCGACGAGCGCCTCTACGACAACGCCGCGCCACTGCTCTTCGCGCTGACCGCGGTCCGGGGCGTCCACGCCCTGCCCGAGGTGCTGCGCGTGCTGCGCGGGGCGCCGTCGAACCGGCGGGACTGGGTGCAGGAGGCGGCGCTGAAGGCGGTCGCGGCCTTCGGCCCGGCGGCCCGGGAGGCGGCGCCCGACCTGCTGCCCGACCTGCGGTCGCTGCTGGCGGGCGGCTCGGCGACGGTCGCCACGAAGGCGGCGCTCGCGCTGTGGTCGGTGGAGGGTGACGTCGCGGCGGTGTTGCCGGCACTGGAGGAGTGGCTACGGCCGGGAGTCTCCGATCCGGACCGCTGCGCGGCGGCCGGGGCGCTGGGCGCGATCGGCCCGGCGGCGGCCGGCGGCGCGCCCGCGCTGCGCCACGGCCTCACGGCGCGGGACCTGTGGGTACGGGTGGGAAGCGCGGCGGCCCTGTGGCGGGTGACCGGCGACGCGGAGGCTGCCCTTCCGGTGCTGCTCGCGGCCTGGGAGGAGAACCGGCACGCGCGGGTGGCCATCGCGGAGTGCCTGGCGGAGATGGGGCCCGCGGCGGCGGAGGCGGAGTGGGTGATCCGCTCGGAACTGGCGCGGAACCGCCGCCACAACGCCCGGGAGAACGGCTCCGGAAGTCATGACATCCACGAGGACGAGAAGCTCCTCACGTTCTGCCGGGCGGCCCTCGCCCGGATGGAACGGGGGCGCTGACCGGTCCCGGCGGGGCTCCGCCGACCACCAGGCGGAGAGAACCACACTCAAGAGGCAGAAAGGACCCGCCTCGGGACCCCGGGGCGAGACCGACCCCCCGGACGCGCGTGAGGAGCGTCCACGGGACTGACCCTCACCGGACGGCACACCGTCACACAAAAGGGACATAAGGCTTACTGCTTGCTACGTTGCGGACCATGACCGCAACACGAGCGGACGCTCCCCCGCCCGGGCTACGCACCCCGAAGCGCCGCGGCGTGGAACTCTCCCTCCTCGTCTGCGCCGTCCTCATCTCCGTCTTCGGCTACGCCGACGTGGGCCTCGCCAGGAACGGAGCCGTCCCCCCGGACGCCGCCCGCTACGGCGCCGGGCTCGGGCTCCTCGCGCTGCTCGCCCACCTCGCCGTACGCTTCCGCGCCCCGTACGCCGACCCGCTGCTCCTGCCGATCGCCGTGCTGCTCAACGGCCTGGGCCTGGTGCTGATCTACCGGCTCGACCTGGAGACCCCAGGCGACCCGGCCGCACCCACCCAGTTGGACTGGTCGACGCTCGGGGTCGGCCTGTTCATCACCGTGGTCGTCCTGCTGCGCGACCACCGGGTGCTCCAGCGGTACGCCTACCTCTCGGTGGCCGCCGCCCTGGCCCTGATGGTCGTGCCGATCTTCTTCCCGGCCGTGAACGGCGCCCGGATCTGGATCCGTGCCGGCGGACTGTCCTTCCAGCCCGGGGAGTTCGCCAAGATCCTGCTGGCCGTCTTCTTCGCCGCCTATCTCGCCGCCAACCGCCACGCGCTGGCGTACACCGGCCGCAGGATCTGGCGGCTGCGACTCCCCGCCGGCCGGGTACTCGGCCCGATCGTCGCGATCTGGGCGGTCAGCGTGGGCGTCCTGGTCCTGGAACGCGACCTGGGCACCTCACTGCTCTTCTTCGGACTCTTCGTGATCATGCTGTACGTGGCGACCGGCCGCACCGGCTGGATCGCGGTCGGCCTGCTGCTGGCGGCCGTGGGCGCGTTCGCGGTCGGCACCCTCGAACCGCATGTGCACGGCCGGGTCGAGGACTGGCTCGACCCCTACGCCTCCATCGAAGCGGGCGACGGCCCCGGTCAGCTCGCCCAGTCGCTGTTCTCCTTCGCCGCGGGCGGGACGCTCGGCACCGGGCTCGGCCTCGGGAACTCCATCCTCATCGGCTTCGCCGCCAAGTCAGACTTCATCCTCGCGACGGCGGGCGAGGAACTCGGGCTCGTCGGCCTGACCGCCCTGTTCCTGCTGTACGCGCTGCTCGTAGCCCGCGGCTACCGCGCCGGACTCGCCCTGCGCGACCCCTTCGGCCGACTGCTCGCGACAGGGCTCGCCTCGATCCTGGCGTTGCAGGTCTTCGTCATCGCGGGCGGGGTGATGGGTCTGATCCCGCTGACCGGTATGGCGATGCCGTTCCTGGCGCAGGGCGGCTCGTCCGTCGTGACCAACTGGGTGATCGTGGCGCTGCTCGTCCGGGTCAGCGACTCGGCCCGCACCCCGGACCCCGAGACGGTGGACGCCGGGGTCGCCGGCCCGATCCCGCAGGGGGCCCGGTGATCCCGTACATCCGCCGGGCCGCCGGCCTCTGCCTCGTCCTCCTGGCCGCGCTGCTGGTCAACGCCGTACGGGTGATGGTCGTCGAGGCCGACGCGCTGGACGGGAACCCGGCCAACCGGCGCCCCGCGATCGCCCGCTGGGCCCAGCCGCGCGGCACCATCAAGGTCGACGGCCGGCCGGTGACCGGCTCCCGTGACAGCGGCCAGCAGCTCCGCTACGAACGGACCTACACCCAGGGCCCGTTGTACGCGCCGGTGACCGGCTACGCCTCCCAGACGTACGGCACCACCCTGCTCGAACACGCCGAGGACGCGATCCTCTCCGGCACCGACCCGATGCTGGCGCCGCTGCCCTTCTGGAACGACATCAGCCGGGTCCGGAACCCGGGCGGCACCGTGCTGACGACGATCCGCGCCTCGATGCAGGAGGCGGCCTACCGGGGCCTGGCGGGAAAGCGGGGCGCGGTCGCCGCGATCGAGCCGTCGACCGGGAAGATCCTGACGCTGGTCAGCTCGCCGTCGTACGACCCGGGGGTGCTGTCCGGCACCGGAGAGCAGGTCAAGGATGCCTGGGCCAGGCTGAACTCCGCTCCGCAGCAGCCGATGCTGAACCGTGCCCTCCGCCAGACCTACCCGCCTGGCTCCACCTTCAAGATCGTGACGGCGGCGGCAGCCCTGGACGCGGGAGTGGTGACGGACGTCGACGCGCCGACGGACACTCCGGACCCGTTCGTCCTGCCGGGCACCCGCCAGGTACTCCCCAACGAGGCGAAGGGCTGCGAGGACGCGTCGCTCGCCTACGCGCTCCAGTGGTCGTGCAACACGGTGATGGCCGGCCTCGGGGTGAAGGTGGGACTCTCCGGCATGCTGGACACGGCGGGCGGCTTCGGCTTCAACGACACGGCGCTGCGGGTGCCCTCGTGGGTCGCGAAGTCGAACTTCGACCGGGAGATGAGCGACGACCAGCTGGCGCTGTCCTCGATCGGCCAGTTCGACACGACGGCGACCCCGCTCCAGATGGCGATGGTGGCGGCGGCGGTCGCGAACAACGGCGAGATCGCCGCCCCGCGCCTGGTGGACCGCACCACCACCTCGGGCGGCCGGACGGTCGGCACGACCGGTCGCGACAGCTACCGCCAGGCGATGCGCCCCTCGACCGCCAACCAGCTCCGGCGCCTGATGGTCAAGGCCGTCGAGGAGGGCACCGGCACGAACGCGGCGATCCCGGACGCCACCGTCGGCGGCAAGACGGGCACCGCCCAGCACGGCTTCGGCAACACCGGCACCCCGTACGCCTGGTTCATCGCCTGGGCCCAGGCGGACGACTCCGCCCAGCCGGCCGTGGCCCTCGCGGTCGTCATCGAGGACGCGGAGGCCAGCCGTACCGACATCAGCGGCGGAGGCAGCGCCGCCCCGATCGCCCGCGCGGTGATGGCGGAGGCACTGAGGCTGGAGGCGGCGGACAGGGGGTAGGACCAAAAGCCAGGGAGCCCCGACCGATGACACGGTCGGGGCTCCCTGGGCGCTGGTCCGGGCCGGCCCGGGAGGCCGGCTCGGACTCACACCTCGTGACTGTCGAGCCAGCGGCGTACCGCGGGGCTCAACGCCGGCTCATCCGGCTCGTCCATCGCTCCCTCCGCCACCCATGCGGCGAACCGTCGGAGGACGTGGGAACGATGCGGCGCCGTCAGCACCGAGGTACTGATGGCGTGCTCCCAGGTGGTCGCGAAGCAGAGCACGTCCCCGTCGAGCGAGAGCATGCGGAACTCAGGGCGGCAGGGCGCGCTTCCGAGTAGCCCGGCAGCGCCCCTCCCCATGATGTCCCACGAGCTCTGCAACTCGACACAGGCCCATCGAGAGGGGCCTTCCTCCTCGGGCGGGAGCGCGAGCAGGAACCTGCGGTCGGTCGCGGAGAAGAGTCCTCCTTCGAGCGACAACCGGTACCAGTCGGCGTTCGCCTTCTCGCACAGCAGCGGATCGCTGATGTCCAGCATGGCCTCGATGCGGCCTTCTTCAAAGGGGCAGCTCGGAGCCTGGCCGGCGATGAGGGGTGGAATGAGCCCTTCCGGCTCAGTCCACCCGTCCACCATCAGTAGACCCGCTGCGGCGAGAGAACTCATGAGTGTGCGTTCAACCAACTTTGCGGGGGTGCGTTGTGCCGGCCGGGCAATCGGCCAGCGTATCCGTACTCATGGATCTGATTGTAGTTGTGCCCCAATACGTACCCGACGACGCCGTCGGCTCTGACGAGCACACGCGTCAGGGTGGTGCCCGGGGTCGTTCTCCGCCCATCACCGGCGCCCGTGAAGATCGTGGCGCCATACCATGGATGGTTGGTGTTGAACGTGCCGTTGGGCCTGCGGGCATCGAACCAGTCAAGGCCGTTCGAGTTGACTCGCTGGGAAATCGCACCGCTCTCCACACCATTCACGGTGTGATGAACTTCCCTCGGGATCTCCGACCAGTTCTCAGCGTTCTCCTGCTGCCGCGCTTTGGTGTGCTCCTCCGAGTACGGGTCGCGCTCTGGGGTCCCTTCTCCTGCCGTCGGACAGGAGTCATTGTGGACAAGGAACGAGGTAGCCGCAGCCAGCACGTAGTACGTGTGCAGTTCGCTGACGGTGAGGTTGTGGACGGTGGCATCCTGGGCGGTCCAGCGCTCGATCGCGGCGATCTGGACGTAGGTGCCGGCATTGGTCTGGAGCCATTGGCCCGACTTCAGCTCGGTAGCCTTGATCCATTTGCCGAGCTCGGGGACCCAAACAGGGTGGCCGTCGGTCGCGGTGACCTCGGCGGTCTTCGTGCCCTTCTTGCCGTCGGTGTCGATGGTGATCTTGACGAGGTGCTTGAGGCCCTCACCCTTGATCTCGGCGGTGACGGTCTCGATCCGGCTTTCTCCGGTCTTCGGGTCGGTCGCGACGACCTTGTCGCCGGTCCTGACCTTCTCGATCGGCTTGCTCGTGCCGTCGGCCATCAGGACCTTCGTACCGGGCAGGAAGCTGTTGCAGCCAGCCTTTCCGGAACCACCGCTACCACTGGACCCGCCACTGCTGCGGGAGGAGCCGCCAGAGTTGCCACCGGGCTTGGTGGTGTTGGCCTTGCCACCTCCGGATCCCTTGGCCTGAGATGTGGCCTTCGGGGCAGCCTTGGCCTGGGCCTTCTTCTGAACCGGATTACCGGTCTTCTTCTTGGCCGCGGCCGCGGCGTCAGCCTTTCGCTTTGCAGCCTCGGCTGCCTTCTTCTTAGCTCGTTGTGCTGCTTCCTTCTTGGCCTTCTCGATGGCCGCCTTCTTGGCCTTCAGGGCTGCCGCTTCGGCGGCCTTGGCAGCCTTGAGGACGAGCGTGGCCGCCTTCTTCGCGGCCTTGAACGCCTGGATGGCGTTGATGGTGCGGTTGACTGCCTTCAGAACGGACGGGATCTTGCCGAGCTTGGTCCACGGGATGGCGCCGATGATCAGGCTGCCGCAGGACCACATGTCGCCGCCGAAGCAGGCCATGGCGTCGTTGATGCCGATGAAGTCCTTCAACGTCTCCCACGCGACAGCGAGGATGACGGAGGTGAGGGACTTGCCCTGCATCGCCTCTGCCTGGGCGACCTGCGCCGCCGACAGACCCGCACCCGCGAGGGCCGCAGCCCGCTCCGACGCGGTCAGGCTGATCGCCAGACCGGTCGGGTCGGAGTAGGTGACGGGGTTGTTGTGGGCATAGGTGTAACCGTTGGACTGAAGCGGGTCGTTCAGGTCGAGCAGCGGGTCGGCGGACAGGAAGCGCCCCACGACCGGGTCGTACAGCCGGGCACCCAACGGCTGGTAGCCGGAGGCGTCGTCCCGGGTCTTGCCGAGGAACCCCTTGTGGTTCTGCAGGTTGGCCAGTGCGGAACCGCGCTCGTTGCCGAAGGGATCCTGCTTGCGGATACGGACCGACATGCCGCCGTAGAGGGCGACCTCCGTGTACGCACTGCCCTGGTGGTCCCCGGTCTGGGCGACCAGGGTCTCCGAACCGGTGCCGTACGCGTAGCGCATGACCGCGCCACCGGGTGCGGCGTAGGTGCGCTGGGTGTTGACCAGGACGCCGCCCTGCTGGACGGTGACCTCGGTGTCTCCCAGGTGCAGCGTGGCCTGCTTCCCCTTGATGGTCAGCAGACGCTCACCGCCGGGCCCGTAGATGTGACGGGTGTCGTTCTGCGGCACCCACAGCTGCGCGGCGGAGCCGCCGCTGCAGGTGGCGAGGACGATCGCGGTGCCGGTGGCGGAGGTGCCGTCCTTGACCGCGACGCACAGGCCGGACGAGTGGGTCAGCTGACCGGCGGTGTTGCGCTTCAGCTCCTGTGCGGACGAACCGTCACACTTCTGGATCTGGAGCGCCGAGCCGGCCGTGCCCGCGGCGGGCTGCAGACACCAGTCGTCGTAGACCGACAGTGCGCCCTTGTCCGGGTCGGACTGACCTGGGGTGGGAGTGAACCGGAAGTTCTGCGCCG encodes:
- a CDS encoding ATP-dependent DNA ligase; the protein is MSGVVLRPPAGVMRPRAADEIPARGSVPGGLQYSVKLDGFRALAFVLEEGRVFLQSRSERDLSREFPGIAACLRDLLPAGTVLDGELCAYREGRLSFGDLLRSPGDRARLGVPVSYIAFDLLALPGRDVRPLPLRERWDLLGSALADAAPPLQRVLATEDEDTARDWFRDLRPVGVEGLVAKALDSAYRPGATWSWRKIRHADTLDGALLGVFGPADRPRALLVRLPDGRAVATSPRLTPPQSRQVAELVHSRLGEPAADPDHPDLGVVRPLTDPLVVELRQTAGRHETARFVRFRAEG
- a CDS encoding FtsW/RodA/SpoVE family cell cycle protein, which gives rise to MTATRADAPPPGLRTPKRRGVELSLLVCAVLISVFGYADVGLARNGAVPPDAARYGAGLGLLALLAHLAVRFRAPYADPLLLPIAVLLNGLGLVLIYRLDLETPGDPAAPTQLDWSTLGVGLFITVVVLLRDHRVLQRYAYLSVAAALALMVVPIFFPAVNGARIWIRAGGLSFQPGEFAKILLAVFFAAYLAANRHALAYTGRRIWRLRLPAGRVLGPIVAIWAVSVGVLVLERDLGTSLLFFGLFVIMLYVATGRTGWIAVGLLLAAVGAFAVGTLEPHVHGRVEDWLDPYASIEAGDGPGQLAQSLFSFAAGGTLGTGLGLGNSILIGFAAKSDFILATAGEELGLVGLTALFLLYALLVARGYRAGLALRDPFGRLLATGLASILALQVFVIAGGVMGLIPLTGMAMPFLAQGGSSVVTNWVIVALLVRVSDSARTPDPETVDAGVAGPIPQGAR
- the ku gene encoding non-homologous end joining protein Ku — protein: MRSIWNGAISFGLVSIPIKLVNATESRSVSFRQIHTEDGGRIRYRKVCELDGEEVSQAGIGKAYEDADGTMIPITEEDLASLPLPTARTIEIVSFVPAGEIDPLQMDAAYYLSANGAAAAKPYTLLREALKRSDRVAVAKYALRGRERLGMLRVVDDVIAMHGLLWPDEIRAPEGVAPETPVSVREAELDLADALMATLGEVDLDSLHDDYREAVERMVAAKAEGGEGVAPPEPEAEDGGRVIDLMAALENSVRAAKEARGEEPAEASVTALTSRKEAGRPTRPAPKETDAKKSTSRTTAKKTAAPARKSTAKTAAKKTSAKKTAASGTAATKSASSAKGAAGGNAKGAAGKRPEKKATPRRRSA
- a CDS encoding PBS lyase, with the translated sequence MLTGIEEVDWASLGHAYGPADDVPELLRGLASADPAERELALDGMYGSVHHQGDVYDSTLACIPFLLELVADPEVQDRGAIVELLTSIGGIDLGGDDELDALDPDDEEFIGAANYAMASAAVAAGSDVFLGLAGDPDREVRLAAPCALASLHPEPGRVLTLLRERLTVERDTEVRLALVEGVGRIARRHESLRAETVDWLGWLTRAAHAPGLRLAALAQLARCAPAEVPDDVVERVTGLLEEVRTAPPEPTAHDGGARTCPPSLAGQVSEFLEEHAADRSTPWADELLRTLHTALDDRVEDRIALVLAQLRSPNPGRRADAIWLCGGLIRMWRGPYEEVVRLVGAQLVDPDPRLRDAAASFLERLFELTAPAADTLAKWLAVGPPRPTGGAHGERPDRRGALLALTRSGDARAVPLLARALAGPEVPRELLYALDALGPAAVPLTPALRRRLAAVALDERLYDNAAPLLFALTAVRGVHALPEVLRVLRGAPSNRRDWVQEAALKAVAAFGPAAREAAPDLLPDLRSLLAGGSATVATKAALALWSVEGDVAAVLPALEEWLRPGVSDPDRCAAAGALGAIGPAAAGGAPALRHGLTARDLWVRVGSAAALWRVTGDAEAALPVLLAAWEENRHARVAIAECLAEMGPAAAEAEWVIRSELARNRRHNARENGSGSHDIHEDEKLLTFCRAALARMERGR
- the ligD gene encoding non-homologous end-joining DNA ligase — protein: MTPITEVEGRRLALSNLHKVLHPATGTTKGELLHYYATVSAAMLPHLRDRPVSFLRYPDGPGCQLFFTKNPPPGTPGWVRTTPVPRSKDPRARQVMIQDLPSLMWAANLVVEFHTPQWRAGAPAVADRLVLDLDPGPPATVVECCRVALRLRERLAADGLEAFAKTSGAKGLHLLVPLEPTPSGEVSAYARELAVRAEAELPSLVLHRMNRALRAGKVFVDFSQNAAAKTTATPYTLRARERPTVSAPVTWEEVAACQSPERLVLLMDDIAPRLERHGDLLAPLFDPGRAGALP